The following proteins are encoded in a genomic region of Pirellulales bacterium:
- a CDS encoding tyrosine-type recombinase/integrase, translating to MITGDPPLRSIEATTLAKFLTALQRGKFSPTTVAKHVKTVNSILGKAEPPTFRNRDAAGILAGPAPFIRPPSLPEPDPQVVDEADIVAVYHAAVSFYGPRVPGIESSAWWQALIVTALYTGLRRGSLLGQKMADWDSSRGLLFPSKMKRKKKLAIELPEVVTAHLERIRTHRENLFPWPHHLSYFHTRFERLRHAAGIPQERAFGLHGLRRTFATNLFEINPGAAQMALGHNSIRTTVAHYVRGQGVVKKAVDKMRVIDAFRKSG from the coding sequence GTGATCACCGGCGATCCACCCCTCAGGTCCATCGAAGCGACCACTCTTGCGAAGTTCTTAACTGCGCTTCAGCGAGGGAAATTCTCGCCAACGACGGTGGCCAAGCATGTAAAGACAGTTAACAGCATCCTCGGCAAAGCGGAGCCTCCAACCTTTCGCAATCGGGACGCGGCAGGCATTCTTGCGGGTCCAGCGCCCTTTATCAGGCCTCCGAGCCTTCCTGAGCCGGATCCACAAGTTGTCGACGAGGCGGACATCGTCGCTGTCTATCATGCTGCGGTCTCGTTCTACGGCCCCCGCGTCCCTGGCATCGAGTCGTCGGCCTGGTGGCAAGCCCTCATTGTGACGGCTCTATATACGGGGTTACGAAGAGGTTCGCTTCTCGGACAAAAAATGGCCGACTGGGATTCGAGCCGTGGTCTGCTTTTCCCGTCAAAAATGAAAAGGAAAAAGAAGCTCGCGATTGAGTTGCCCGAGGTCGTTACGGCGCACCTCGAGAGAATACGAACACACCGCGAAAATCTTTTTCCCTGGCCGCATCATCTTTCGTACTTCCACACTCGATTCGAAAGGCTTCGGCACGCGGCTGGCATCCCCCAGGAACGGGCCTTCGGACTTCACGGGTTGCGACGAACGTTCGCGACGAACCTTTTCGAAATCAATCCTGGCGCTGCGCAGATGGCGCTAGGGCATAATTCAATTCGTACGACAGTTGCGCATTACGTTCGCGGCCAAGGCGTAGTGAAAAAAGCGGTCGACAAGATGCGCGTCATCGATGCGTTCCGCAAATCAGGTTGA